A window of the Yersinia rochesterensis genome harbors these coding sequences:
- the nudE gene encoding ADP compounds hydrolase NudE gives MEHLQKPKILKIETIACSRLFTVEAVDLEFSNGVQRVYERMRPSNREAVMIVPIIGDDLLLIREYAVGIEEYELGFPKGLIDPGEGVLEAANRELMEEVGFGAERFDYLSKLTMAPSYFSSKMNIIVAQNLYPQSLEGDEPEPLPQVRWPIANMMALLDEPNFREARNVSALFLAQVFLTKAGMA, from the coding sequence ATGGAACACCTGCAAAAACCTAAAATACTTAAAATAGAAACGATTGCCTGCTCCCGCTTATTTACGGTTGAAGCCGTCGATCTCGAGTTCAGTAATGGCGTACAACGTGTCTATGAGCGCATGCGGCCATCAAATCGCGAAGCCGTCATGATCGTGCCCATTATTGGTGATGACCTATTGCTGATCCGCGAGTATGCCGTGGGTATAGAAGAGTATGAATTGGGCTTCCCCAAAGGGTTGATTGATCCCGGAGAGGGTGTATTAGAGGCCGCAAATCGCGAATTGATGGAGGAGGTTGGCTTTGGCGCTGAGCGTTTCGATTACCTCAGTAAACTGACGATGGCACCGTCCTATTTCTCCAGCAAAATGAACATTATTGTGGCGCAAAACCTTTATCCACAAAGTCTGGAAGGTGATGAGCCAGAACCGCTGCCCCAAGTGCGCTGGCCTATTGCGAATATGATGGCGCTGCTCGATGAACCGAATTTTCGCGAAGCCCGCAATGTCAGCGCCCTGTTTTTGGCTCAGGTATTTTTGACCAAAGCGGGTATGGCCTGA
- the yrfG gene encoding GMP/IMP nucleotidase yields MPPEFNWQEIDTVLLDMDGTLLDLEFDSHFWLKQVPETLSQQRGISLEQAHKIIHDEYLAVQHTLNWYCFDYWSERLDLDIYAMTTQAGSRVRLRQDTQPFLTSLRERGLQTILLTNAHPHSLAVKIEHTALDQHLDLLLSTHTFGYPKEDQRLWQAVTQHTELNPARTLFVDDSEKILDAAHAFGIRYCLGIENPDSSCADKAFHSHPAINDYRKLLPALQLRK; encoded by the coding sequence ATGCCCCCTGAATTTAATTGGCAAGAAATTGATACCGTGCTGCTGGATATGGATGGCACTCTGCTGGATTTAGAGTTCGACAGCCATTTCTGGTTAAAGCAGGTACCGGAAACTCTCAGCCAACAGCGCGGAATCTCGCTGGAACAAGCGCATAAAATTATCCATGATGAATATCTGGCAGTGCAGCACACATTAAATTGGTATTGCTTCGATTATTGGAGTGAGCGACTGGATTTAGATATCTACGCCATGACCACACAAGCGGGCAGCCGGGTTCGTCTGCGCCAGGATACCCAGCCCTTTCTGACCAGTTTACGGGAGCGCGGCTTGCAAACTATTTTGCTCACCAATGCCCACCCGCACAGCCTGGCGGTAAAAATTGAGCACACCGCTCTCGACCAGCACCTTGATTTATTACTTTCCACCCATACATTTGGTTATCCAAAGGAAGATCAACGGCTGTGGCAAGCTGTCACACAGCATACTGAGCTGAATCCTGCCAGAACCTTATTTGTCGATGACAGTGAAAAGATTTTGGATGCCGCGCACGCCTTTGGTATCCGCTATTGTCTGGGGATAGAAAACCCAGATTCCAGCTGTGCTGATAAGGCATTTCACAGCCATCCTGCAATCAATGATTACCGTAAGCTATTGCCCGCATTGCAGTTACGCAAGTGA
- the hslO gene encoding Hsp33 family molecular chaperone HslO → MSNHDLSHHDQSNRDQLHRYLFANHAVRGELVSVNETYQQVLANHDYPPAVQKLLGEMLVATSLLTATLKFDGDITVQLQGGDGPLSLAVINGNNQQEMRGVARFKGEISDESTLKEMMGNSGYLVITITPAQGERYQGVVALEGETIAACLENYFMQSEQLPTRLFIRTGSVEGKAAAGGMLLQVLPATDRNEDEFDHLAQLTTTIKAEELFTLPANEVLYRLYHQEEVTLYEPQNVSFRCTCSRERCADALVTLSEDDVKEMLELDGNIDMNCEYCGTHYLFDAVDIATLKSGNSPSPEQIH, encoded by the coding sequence ATGTCTAATCACGACCTGTCTCATCACGACCAATCTAATCGCGATCAACTACATCGCTATCTGTTCGCTAACCATGCGGTGCGCGGTGAGCTAGTTTCAGTTAATGAAACCTATCAGCAGGTATTAGCCAATCATGATTATCCACCCGCGGTACAAAAACTGTTGGGTGAAATGTTGGTCGCGACCAGTCTACTAACGGCTACCCTCAAGTTTGACGGTGATATTACGGTGCAATTGCAGGGCGGCGATGGCCCACTATCACTGGCAGTGATTAACGGCAATAACCAACAAGAAATGCGTGGCGTCGCCCGCTTTAAAGGCGAGATCAGTGATGAAAGCACCCTGAAAGAGATGATGGGCAACAGTGGTTATCTGGTGATCACTATCACGCCAGCACAGGGGGAACGCTATCAAGGCGTCGTGGCATTGGAAGGTGAAACCATCGCTGCCTGTCTGGAAAATTACTTTATGCAGTCTGAACAGCTCCCTACCCGCCTGTTCATCCGCACGGGTAGTGTAGAGGGTAAAGCTGCCGCAGGCGGTATGTTGCTGCAAGTTCTGCCAGCAACAGATCGCAATGAAGATGAGTTTGATCATCTGGCACAACTGACCACCACCATTAAAGCTGAAGAGTTATTCACCCTGCCGGCCAATGAGGTGCTGTATCGGTTATATCATCAGGAAGAAGTGACACTTTATGAGCCACAAAATGTCAGCTTCCGTTGTACCTGTTCCCGTGAACGTTGTGCCGATGCATTAGTGACGTTATCCGAAGATGACGTTAAAGAGATGCTCGAGCTGGACGGCAATATCGATATGAATTGCGAGTATTGCGGCACTCACTACCTGTTTGATGCGGTTGATATCGCCACATTAAAAAGCGGTAATAGTCCGTCACCAGAACAAATTCATTAA
- the hslR gene encoding ribosome-associated heat shock protein Hsp15 translates to MKDKTALDESVRLDKWLWAARFYKTRAVARDMVDGGKVHYNGQRGKPSKLVEINAEIRLRQGNDERTVRVLALHHQRRGASEAQALYEETEASIANREKVAQARKLNALTMPHPDRRPDKKERRNLIKFKQGEPE, encoded by the coding sequence ATGAAGGATAAAACAGCTTTGGATGAATCGGTTCGGCTGGATAAATGGCTTTGGGCTGCCCGGTTTTACAAAACCAGAGCCGTCGCGCGGGACATGGTGGACGGCGGCAAAGTCCACTACAACGGGCAGCGCGGTAAACCGAGTAAGTTAGTTGAAATCAATGCTGAAATCCGCCTGCGCCAAGGAAACGATGAGCGCACAGTACGGGTCTTGGCGCTACACCACCAGCGCAGGGGCGCAAGTGAAGCTCAGGCATTATATGAAGAAACAGAGGCCAGCATTGCTAACCGCGAGAAAGTGGCACAGGCGCGCAAGCTAAATGCTCTGACTATGCCGCATCCGGATCGACGTCCGGATAAAAAAGAGCGTCGCAACCTAATCAAATTTAAACAAGGCGAGCCTGAGTAA
- the pckA gene encoding phosphoenolpyruvate carboxykinase (ATP) produces the protein MSVKGITPQELAAYGIHNVSEIVYNPSYDLLFQEETKPTLEGYERGTLTTTGAIAVDTGIFTGRSPKDKYIVRDAITQDTVWWADQGKGKNDNKPLSQETWAHLKGLVTNQLSGKRLFVVDTFCGANADTRLQVRFVTEVAWQAHFVKNMFIRPTDEELAHFEPDFIVMNGAKCTNPNWKEQGLNSENFVAFNLTERMQLIGGTWYGGEMKKGMFSMMNYLLPLKGIASMHCSANVGEKGDVAIFFGLSGTGKTTLSTDPKRKLIGDDEHGWDDDGVFNFEGGCYAKTIKLSEEAEPDIYHAIKRDALLENVVVLPDGTVDFNDGSKTENTRVSYPIYHIENIVKPVSKAGHATKVIFLTADAFGVLPPVSRLTANQTQYHFLSGFTAKLAGTERGVTEPTPTFSACFGAAFLSLHPTQYAEVLVKRMQAVGAQAYLVNTGWNGTGKRISIKDTRAIIDAILNGEIDKAETFTLPIFDLAVPMALPGVDPAILDPRDTYADVAQWQEKAEDLAKRFTTNFDKYTDTPAGAALVSAGPKI, from the coding sequence ATGAGTGTTAAAGGAATTACCCCGCAGGAGCTCGCCGCCTATGGCATCCATAACGTCAGCGAGATTGTTTACAACCCAAGCTATGATTTACTGTTCCAGGAAGAGACCAAACCCACACTCGAAGGATACGAGCGCGGAACCCTCACCACCACAGGAGCAATTGCGGTAGACACCGGTATCTTTACTGGCCGTTCACCCAAAGATAAATATATTGTCCGAGATGCCATCACGCAGGATACCGTGTGGTGGGCTGATCAAGGCAAAGGCAAGAATGATAACAAACCGCTGAGCCAAGAAACCTGGGCCCACCTGAAAGGGTTGGTAACCAATCAGTTGTCTGGCAAGCGCCTGTTTGTTGTTGATACATTCTGCGGTGCCAATGCCGATACCCGTCTGCAAGTTCGCTTTGTCACTGAAGTGGCCTGGCAAGCGCATTTCGTCAAAAACATGTTTATCCGCCCAACAGATGAAGAACTGGCCCATTTCGAACCTGATTTTATCGTCATGAATGGCGCTAAATGCACTAACCCGAACTGGAAAGAGCAAGGTCTGAATTCAGAGAACTTTGTCGCCTTTAACCTGACAGAACGTATGCAGCTGATTGGCGGCACATGGTATGGCGGTGAAATGAAGAAAGGTATGTTCTCAATGATGAACTACCTGCTACCACTGAAAGGCATTGCTTCCATGCACTGCTCGGCTAACGTCGGCGAAAAAGGCGATGTTGCTATCTTCTTCGGCTTGTCCGGTACCGGTAAAACCACCCTGTCCACTGACCCGAAACGCAAGTTGATCGGCGATGACGAACATGGCTGGGATGATGACGGCGTATTTAACTTTGAAGGTGGCTGCTACGCCAAAACCATCAAATTATCCGAAGAAGCAGAACCCGATATTTATCATGCAATTAAGCGCGATGCTTTGCTGGAAAACGTAGTCGTACTGCCAGATGGTACTGTTGATTTCAATGACGGTTCCAAAACTGAAAACACCCGTGTTTCTTACCCTATCTACCACATTGAAAATATCGTCAAGCCAGTATCTAAAGCGGGCCATGCCACTAAAGTTATTTTCCTGACGGCTGATGCTTTTGGCGTATTACCGCCGGTATCTCGCCTGACGGCAAATCAAACCCAGTATCACTTCCTGTCTGGCTTTACCGCCAAACTGGCCGGTACTGAGCGCGGTGTTACTGAGCCGACGCCAACCTTCTCTGCGTGTTTTGGTGCCGCATTCTTGTCACTGCATCCAACACAATATGCAGAAGTGCTGGTGAAACGTATGCAAGCGGTGGGCGCACAAGCTTATCTGGTCAACACTGGCTGGAATGGCACGGGCAAACGTATTTCCATCAAAGATACCCGAGCTATCATTGACGCCATTCTGAATGGTGAAATTGATAAGGCTGAAACCTTTACTTTACCTATCTTTGATCTGGCGGTGCCGATGGCATTACCGGGCGTAGACCCTGCAATCCTCGACCCTCGCGATACTTACGCCGATGTCGCGCAGTGGCAAGAGAAAGCCGAAGACTTAGCGAAGCGCTTTACCACTAACTTCGATAAGTATACGGATACCCCAGCTGGGGCCGCGCTAGTCAGCGCAGGGCCAAAGATCTGA
- the mrcA gene encoding peptidoglycan glycosyltransferase/peptidoglycan DD-transpeptidase MrcA, whose protein sequence is MKFVKYFLILAVCCILLGAASIFGLYKYIEPQLPDVATLKDVRLQTPMLVYSAEGELIAQYGEKRRIPLTLKQIPPEMVHAFIATEDSRFYEHHGVDPVGILRAASIALVSGRASQGASTITQQLARNFFLSPERTLMRKIKEAFLAIRIEQLLTKDEILELYLNKIYLGYRAYGVGAAAQVYFGKEVNELSLSQMAMIAGLPKAPSTFNPLYSHDRAVARRNVVLSRMLDEKYITQAQYEQARSEELVANYHAPQIAFSAPYLSEMVRQEMIKRYGENAYTDGYQVYTTITRKLQLAAVDSLRANVLAYDMRHGYRGPSNVLWKVGESAWSNEKIIDSLKTLPVYGPLLPAVVTQANADQATAILADGNSVALPMAGMRWARPYKSDNAQGPTPKKVTDVVQPGQQIWVRKVGDSWWLAQVPDVNSALVSIDPNNGAIKALVGGFDFNQSKFNRVTQALRQVGSNIKPFLYTAAMDKGLTLATILNDLPITRWDAGAGTDWRPKNSPPTYDGPIRLRQGLGQSKNVVMVRAMRAMGVDYAAEYLERFGFPAQNIVHSESLALGSASFTPLQLVRGYAVLANGGYLVDPYFITKITDDTGNVLFETKPKIVCAECNLPVIYGDTQRSVVLSDDNTENVATSQTNNANNVPMPELEQVTPAQAKLNSDEQYAPHVISTPLAFLMRDALNSNIFGEPGWMGTGWRAGRDLKRKDIGGKTGTTNNSKDAWFSGYGPDTVTSVWIGFDDHRRDLGRSTASGAISDQISGAEGGAKTAQPAWNDFMKAALEGLPEKQVSPPPGIVSVVIDKQTGKLSPGGPGSRSEYFIEGTQPTEYSVHEAGTTLMDNGQTHELF, encoded by the coding sequence GTGAAGTTCGTAAAGTATTTTTTGATCCTTGCGGTGTGTTGCATTTTACTGGGAGCAGCCTCGATATTTGGCCTGTACAAATATATTGAGCCTCAGCTACCCGACGTTGCCACACTGAAAGATGTCCGGCTGCAAACGCCTATGTTGGTGTATAGCGCCGAAGGCGAATTGATCGCCCAATACGGTGAAAAGCGCCGTATCCCGTTGACACTAAAACAAATTCCACCAGAAATGGTGCATGCGTTTATTGCCACGGAAGACAGCCGGTTCTATGAGCATCACGGTGTGGACCCAGTAGGTATCCTGCGTGCGGCTTCTATTGCACTGGTTTCCGGCCGTGCCTCTCAAGGTGCCAGCACCATTACTCAGCAATTGGCACGAAACTTTTTCTTAAGCCCGGAGCGCACCTTGATGCGCAAAATCAAGGAAGCTTTCCTGGCCATTCGTATCGAACAGTTACTGACGAAAGATGAAATTCTTGAGTTGTACCTGAACAAGATTTATCTGGGTTACCGCGCTTATGGTGTCGGGGCGGCGGCGCAGGTTTATTTTGGTAAAGAAGTCAATGAGTTGAGCCTCAGTCAAATGGCGATGATTGCCGGTTTACCGAAAGCGCCCTCGACTTTCAACCCGCTCTACTCACATGACCGGGCGGTTGCGCGCCGTAATGTTGTGCTATCACGCATGCTGGATGAAAAATACATCACCCAGGCGCAATACGAGCAAGCTCGCAGTGAAGAACTGGTCGCCAACTATCATGCGCCGCAAATTGCTTTCTCAGCACCTTATTTGTCTGAAATGGTGCGGCAGGAGATGATTAAGCGCTATGGCGAAAACGCCTATACCGATGGTTATCAGGTCTACACCACTATCACTAGAAAACTCCAATTGGCGGCGGTGGATTCCTTACGTGCCAATGTGTTGGCTTATGACATGCGCCACGGCTATCGCGGCCCATCCAATGTGTTGTGGAAAGTGGGTGAAAGCGCATGGAGCAATGAGAAAATTATTGATTCGCTGAAAACATTGCCGGTTTATGGCCCGCTGTTGCCTGCGGTCGTTACGCAAGCGAATGCCGACCAAGCGACAGCAATATTGGCGGATGGCAACAGTGTGGCGTTACCGATGGCCGGTATGCGTTGGGCGCGCCCCTATAAATCTGACAATGCTCAGGGGCCAACACCTAAGAAAGTCACTGATGTGGTACAGCCAGGTCAACAGATTTGGGTCAGAAAAGTAGGTGACAGTTGGTGGTTGGCTCAAGTGCCAGACGTCAATTCCGCCTTGGTTTCTATTGACCCGAACAATGGCGCAATCAAAGCACTGGTCGGCGGTTTTGACTTTAACCAAAGTAAATTTAACCGTGTGACACAGGCGCTGCGTCAGGTCGGGTCGAATATCAAACCTTTCCTGTATACCGCGGCGATGGACAAAGGCCTGACTCTGGCAACCATCCTTAACGACTTGCCAATTACCCGCTGGGATGCGGGTGCTGGCACCGATTGGCGGCCCAAAAACTCGCCTCCAACTTATGATGGCCCGATTCGTCTGCGTCAAGGTTTAGGCCAGTCGAAAAACGTGGTGATGGTGCGGGCAATGCGTGCCATGGGTGTGGATTATGCCGCTGAATATCTGGAGCGCTTTGGTTTCCCGGCACAGAATATCGTGCATTCAGAATCATTGGCGCTGGGTTCCGCGTCATTCACACCATTACAGCTCGTCCGCGGTTATGCAGTGTTGGCCAACGGCGGCTATTTGGTCGACCCGTATTTCATCACCAAAATCACCGATGACACCGGCAATGTGCTGTTTGAAACGAAACCAAAAATTGTATGTGCAGAGTGTAATTTACCGGTCATTTACGGTGACACTCAGCGCTCGGTCGTGCTGTCCGACGACAACACTGAAAACGTCGCAACTTCACAAACGAATAATGCTAACAATGTGCCAATGCCAGAGCTGGAACAAGTTACGCCAGCACAGGCCAAGCTCAATAGCGATGAGCAATATGCGCCACATGTGATCAGTACACCGCTGGCGTTCTTGATGCGCGATGCATTGAACTCCAACATCTTCGGGGAACCCGGCTGGATGGGCACAGGCTGGCGTGCTGGGCGCGACTTAAAACGCAAAGATATCGGCGGTAAAACCGGAACCACCAATAACTCGAAAGATGCCTGGTTCTCCGGCTACGGCCCGGATACCGTGACATCCGTCTGGATTGGTTTTGACGATCATCGCCGTGACTTAGGCCGCAGCACTGCATCTGGCGCTATTTCTGATCAGATTTCAGGGGCCGAGGGCGGAGCGAAAACGGCTCAACCGGCGTGGAATGACTTTATGAAAGCGGCCTTGGAAGGCCTGCCGGAAAAACAAGTTTCACCACCGCCAGGTATCGTCAGTGTCGTGATTGATAAGCAGACAGGCAAGCTATCCCCAGGCGGCCCAGGTAGCCGCTCAGAGTACTTTATCGAGGGGACACAACCCACCGAGTATTCAGTACATGAAGCGGGTACGACACTAATGGACAACGGCCAGACTCACGAGTTGTTCTGA
- a CDS encoding intracellular growth attenuator family protein translates to MSTIVIILALLLTSLIAVGLWWWFRFRRPAPVTATLPFVKPTHRKLTPEERVNVENYLLNQQDKIGLKPQSTFDTHSLSNSTPSPTKLILTPQSDNVYSVTRAITRYGVATDEPNNWRYYLDSIEVHLPASWEQYITQDNDVELIQTQPLPLVISLNGHTLKNHQSENSYQLILPSVAQNASIRKADSEHIELLNIRKETAEEYALHGANGLKEAAAICLALLLLFFALTGPTVILPWLIIVAAILTGWACWNMFRPLSEKDLREVHCLSGTPKRWGLFGESNQGQMNNISLGIVDLIYPAHWGPYFAHDLGKKTNIDIYLNRQVVRQGAFLSLHDEMKHFPLQRWGKNLTLMAGSLLVMGLLLIYIPLGLPLKLSVAWLQGAQSQQVTSVEALEKMPLHIGDMLKAQGTGMCYVPPNTQNPHNFVFTPFDCSGIYWNNAAPLPQPESEIIEKAAALVATVNQQLHPQGTDTNVNPQLATAIEKSGMILLDNFADIVLKTQALCGGDADCIRLKNALVNLGNAKNWSGLVKRAQSGTLKGMNVLLRPVSADTLENLVKTATSSFVYRETHLATEALNSPPPGGFLITSDEGKQLVNHPAPSVPLFDYSALEQWRELQRLSGLLLNTPFKAEGIITNITTDANGTRHIALHSEPDIMTLGRYLGTSLLLLALMICFAVNATLFIQRILKNRSRMDNIQRYYDNCFNQPLTPTPFMR, encoded by the coding sequence ATGAGCACAATAGTCATAATATTGGCCTTACTGTTGACCAGTCTGATCGCAGTAGGTTTGTGGTGGTGGTTCCGATTCCGCCGCCCTGCTCCCGTAACTGCAACTCTGCCGTTCGTAAAACCTACTCATCGCAAACTGACACCTGAAGAGCGGGTAAACGTTGAGAATTATCTCTTAAATCAACAGGATAAGATTGGGCTTAAACCCCAATCAACTTTTGATACCCATAGCCTGAGCAACAGCACTCCTTCACCCACGAAGCTTATTCTAACCCCTCAAAGCGACAATGTTTATTCGGTTACGCGCGCCATTACCCGCTATGGCGTGGCCACTGATGAACCCAATAATTGGCGTTATTATCTTGATTCTATTGAAGTTCATTTACCTGCTTCGTGGGAACAATATATTACTCAGGATAATGACGTAGAACTGATCCAAACCCAGCCGCTCCCTCTGGTTATTTCCCTCAACGGGCATACGCTGAAAAATCACCAGTCTGAGAATAGTTACCAGCTTATTTTACCTTCAGTGGCGCAAAATGCGTCAATTCGCAAGGCGGATAGCGAGCATATTGAGCTGCTGAATATCCGTAAGGAAACAGCGGAAGAATATGCTCTGCATGGCGCTAATGGCCTAAAAGAAGCGGCGGCTATTTGTTTAGCATTGCTATTGCTGTTCTTTGCACTGACTGGCCCAACGGTAATACTGCCCTGGCTTATTATTGTGGCAGCCATATTAACCGGTTGGGCTTGCTGGAATATGTTCCGCCCGCTATCTGAGAAAGACTTGCGGGAAGTTCATTGCTTGAGTGGTACACCAAAGCGCTGGGGCCTGTTCGGTGAGTCAAATCAGGGGCAGATGAACAATATCTCACTCGGGATTGTAGATCTGATTTATCCGGCCCATTGGGGGCCTTATTTTGCTCATGATCTGGGTAAAAAAACCAACATTGATATCTATCTCAATCGTCAGGTTGTTCGTCAGGGGGCTTTTTTATCCCTGCATGATGAAATGAAACATTTTCCTCTACAGCGTTGGGGGAAAAACCTGACGCTGATGGCCGGTTCACTGTTAGTCATGGGATTATTACTGATTTATATCCCATTGGGTCTGCCGCTGAAATTAAGTGTTGCTTGGTTACAAGGCGCACAAAGCCAGCAGGTGACCAGCGTCGAAGCATTAGAAAAGATGCCACTCCATATTGGCGATATGCTGAAAGCGCAGGGGACGGGGATGTGCTATGTCCCACCGAATACCCAAAACCCACACAATTTTGTTTTTACACCTTTTGATTGTTCCGGTATCTATTGGAATAACGCTGCACCCTTGCCGCAACCTGAATCTGAAATTATTGAAAAAGCGGCCGCGCTGGTGGCGACCGTCAACCAACAACTGCACCCACAAGGCACGGATACCAACGTTAACCCACAGTTGGCAACTGCGATTGAAAAATCCGGCATGATTTTGCTGGATAACTTTGCTGATATCGTCCTAAAAACGCAGGCATTATGTGGTGGAGACGCCGATTGTATCCGTCTAAAAAATGCCTTGGTGAATTTAGGTAATGCCAAAAATTGGTCTGGGCTAGTGAAACGGGCACAATCTGGCACCTTAAAAGGCATGAATGTGCTGTTACGCCCGGTCAGTGCTGACACCTTGGAAAATCTGGTTAAGACGGCAACCTCATCATTTGTTTACCGCGAAACACATTTGGCGACAGAAGCGTTAAACAGCCCACCGCCGGGTGGGTTCCTGATTACCAGCGATGAAGGTAAACAACTGGTTAATCACCCTGCTCCATCGGTTCCACTGTTTGATTACAGTGCGCTTGAGCAATGGCGGGAGTTACAGCGGCTCTCTGGGCTGCTACTCAACACCCCATTTAAGGCGGAAGGGATCATTACCAATATCACTACCGACGCCAATGGCACCCGCCATATTGCATTACACAGTGAACCGGATATCATGACACTCGGCCGTTATTTGGGTACCAGCCTGCTGTTGCTGGCCCTGATGATTTGTTTCGCGGTGAATGCAACCTTATTCATTCAGCGGATACTGAAAAACCGTAGCCGTATGGATAATATTCAGCGCTATTATGATAATTGCTTCAACCAACCCCTCACTCCAACACCTTTCATGCGTTAG
- the envZ gene encoding two-component system sensor histidine kinase EnvZ: MRRWRFSPRSSFARTLLLIVTLLFVSLVTTYLVVLNFAILPSLQQFNKVLAYEVRMLMTDRLQLEDGTLLEVPPAFRREIYRELGISLYTNAAAEESGLRWAQHYKFLSDQMAQQLGGPTDVRVEVNKNSPVVWLKTWLSPDIWVRVPLTEIHQGDFSPLFRYTLAIMLLAVGGAWLFIRIQNRPLVELEHAALQVGKGIIPPPLREYGASEVRSVTRAFNQMAAGVKLLADDRTLLMAGVSHDLRTPLTRIRLATEMMSEADGYLSESINKDIEECNAIIEQFIDYLRTGQEMPTESSDLNAVLGEVIAAESGYERVIETDLCQGEVMVDIHPLSIKRALANMVVNAARYGNGWIKVSSGTELQRAWFQVEDDGPGIKPEDLKHLFQPFVRGDSARSTSGTGLGLAIVQRIIDAHAGSLDIGTSERGGLRIRAYIPLPLDVKAKPSVVV, translated from the coding sequence ATGAGGCGATGGCGCTTTTCTCCGCGTAGCTCATTCGCCCGAACCTTATTACTGATTGTGACCTTGTTGTTTGTCAGCTTGGTCACGACGTATTTGGTGGTGCTGAATTTCGCCATTTTGCCCAGTTTGCAGCAGTTTAATAAAGTGTTGGCCTATGAAGTTCGTATGCTGATGACTGATCGACTGCAACTGGAAGATGGCACGCTACTTGAAGTCCCGCCGGCGTTTCGGCGTGAGATTTACCGTGAATTGGGGATTTCGCTTTATACCAATGCTGCGGCAGAGGAAAGTGGCCTGCGTTGGGCACAGCATTACAAATTTCTTAGTGATCAAATGGCCCAGCAATTAGGTGGGCCAACCGATGTGCGGGTTGAGGTGAATAAAAACTCCCCGGTTGTCTGGCTAAAAACATGGTTGTCGCCGGATATCTGGGTGAGGGTGCCATTAACCGAGATCCATCAAGGCGATTTTTCGCCACTGTTCCGCTATACCTTGGCCATCATGCTGTTGGCGGTCGGCGGGGCTTGGCTGTTTATCCGTATTCAGAATCGTCCCTTGGTCGAGCTGGAACACGCGGCTTTGCAGGTCGGTAAGGGTATTATTCCGCCGCCTTTACGGGAATATGGCGCTTCAGAAGTGCGTTCTGTGACCCGGGCATTTAACCAAATGGCGGCTGGCGTGAAGCTGCTGGCTGATGACCGCACTTTGCTAATGGCCGGGGTCAGCCATGACTTACGCACACCATTGACCCGGATTCGTTTGGCGACGGAAATGATGAGTGAAGCCGACGGTTATCTCTCTGAGTCGATCAATAAAGACATTGAAGAGTGCAATGCCATTATTGAGCAATTTATCGATTATCTGCGCACTGGGCAGGAGATGCCGACCGAATCGAGTGATCTTAATGCGGTGTTGGGTGAAGTGATTGCGGCTGAAAGCGGCTATGAGCGGGTAATTGAAACAGATTTATGCCAAGGCGAGGTCATGGTGGATATTCATCCGTTATCCATTAAACGCGCTTTGGCAAATATGGTGGTGAACGCCGCCCGTTACGGTAATGGTTGGATAAAAGTGAGTAGCGGCACTGAACTTCAACGCGCCTGGTTCCAGGTGGAAGATGATGGCCCCGGTATCAAGCCCGAAGATTTAAAGCATTTATTCCAGCCTTTTGTCCGTGGTGATAGCGCACGCAGCACCAGCGGCACCGGATTAGGGCTGGCCATTGTGCAGCGGATTATTGATGCGCACGCCGGTTCGTTGGATATCGGCACCAGTGAGCGGGGCGGATTACGGATTCGGGCTTATATCCCGTTGCCGTTGGATGTGAAGGCTAAGCCATCAGTGGTAGTGTGA